The sequence GATTTCAGCTTTACTGCCAGACAGAATTCTCATGTTTATCCCAAAGGCGATATTGAATTCTATCCCGAATCGATGTTTGTTTCTTCGAGTTTACTGATAACTATCGGTAAAAAGTCGATAGTATATACTTCGGATGTCGGCGCTCCCGACGACCTTTTCCTTTTTGACAATATAGAACCGGATATTTTTATAACCGAAGCCGCCCATATAGAACCGGAAGATTTGTATCGCGCATTTAACGGCATTAAACCGCGGAAAATGTTCGTTACTCACATAGAAGACGATAAATTGGGTAAATTGGCCGTATGGTACGACAGTCTGGACGACTCCATGAGGGAAAAAATTATTATTTGTCAGGACGGATTAATCGAGAATCTGGGATAAAAAAAAAGAATCACAAGAAAACGGAGCTTTTATTATATTATCAGACTCAAAAATAGTTGAAAAATGCAAATAGAAGAATTTCAGAAGAAATACGGCATAATAGGTAAGTCGAAAGAAATCCGCGACCTGATCGACATTACAATGCAGGTAGCCCAGAGCGATATTACGGTTTTGATAACTGGCGAGAGCGGAGTGGGAAAAGAAGTCTTTGCAAGGGCTATACACGGATTTAGCAAGCGTTCGGACAAACCGCTCGTTAGCGTCAACTGCGGCGCCATTCCCGAAACTCTTCTGGAAAGCGAACTCTTCGGCCACAAAAAGGGGTCTTTTACGGGCGCAACCGACGACCGTAAGGGATATTTCGAAATTGCCGACGGAGGCACTCTATTTCTCGACGAAATTGCCGAGATGGCTCTCACAACGCAGGTTAAATTGTTACGCGTTCTCGAAACGAAGGAATTTATGCCGATAGGCAGCGAAACCGTCACTAAAGTCGACGTAAGAATTATTGCCGCAACCAATAAAGATTTGCAAAAAGAAGTCGACGCCAAGAAATTCAGAAACGATCTTTATTTCAGACTCAAAGCCGTAACGCTTTTTATTCCGCCATTGAGAAAAAGGAAGGAGGATATTCTCGACCTGGCAAATCATTTCCTGAAAAAATTTGCCGAGAATAATCAAATTAAAATTCCTTTGGTTACCAAAGGCGCGGAAGAATTACTTGTAAATTATAACTGGCCGGGAAACATACGCGAACTGAAAAACGTAATCGAAACCGCGGCTGCATTATGCCGCGACGGTATTATAGACGAAGAATTATTAAAGCCGTTGCTCGTTCCCGAAGCCGTGGAAGATTTGACGCCGAGAAATTTGCCGGTTCATTTGAATCGTTCTCCCGAAGCGCTCGACAGGGAGATGATTTACAGAGCTTTGATCGAAATAAAGAAAGACTTAATCGAATTGAAAAACATTGCGCTCAATAACGCCCACGAAAACAATTCCGCCTCGACGACCATAGACCCAGACGAAGTTATACCGTTGGAAGAACTCGAAAAAAGAGCCATTATTAATGCAATTAAATTTACCGGCAACAACAGGCGTAAAGCTGCCAGATTGCTTAAAATAAGCGAAAGAACTCTATATCGGAAACTGAAAGAATATGGCAT comes from Melioribacter roseus P3M-2 and encodes:
- a CDS encoding sigma-54 interaction domain-containing protein, which gives rise to MQIEEFQKKYGIIGKSKEIRDLIDITMQVAQSDITVLITGESGVGKEVFARAIHGFSKRSDKPLVSVNCGAIPETLLESELFGHKKGSFTGATDDRKGYFEIADGGTLFLDEIAEMALTTQVKLLRVLETKEFMPIGSETVTKVDVRIIAATNKDLQKEVDAKKFRNDLYFRLKAVTLFIPPLRKRKEDILDLANHFLKKFAENNQIKIPLVTKGAEELLVNYNWPGNIRELKNVIETAAALCRDGIIDEELLKPLLVPEAVEDLTPRNLPVHLNRSPEALDREMIYRALIEIKKDLIELKNIALNNAHENNSASTTIDPDEVIPLEELEKRAIINAIKFTGNNRRKAARLLKISERTLYRKLKEYGIQ